The Candidatus Nanohalococcus occultus genome contains a region encoding:
- a CDS encoding ABC1 kinase family protein, translated as MNRISKDIEDIERLEEIVEEVAHHGFNILIKKLDLESHLHFHYRVMSSDVNGPEEFRELLEELGTVFIKLGQILAERPDLVPENYRRELEKLEYDVEKIDYSRIEEIIEEEIGLEKFDSIDEEPLASASIAQVHRAKYNGEDVVLKVRKPGIKEVVERDLDILEKCADYGGKHIGKMKSMSVLKFVKEFSGWTRQELDFEREAENAKLFKENTADDEKIKVPEVYGEVSTKKVLTLEYVEGVKCTDLEKLEELDIDTEEIAATAVRAGMKQSIRDGFYHADPHPSNFLITEEGELVYLDFGMMGSISQDQSRKLGLMLLYLIRENSSDIVDVMEDLGTVSSEYNRAGVEQVVEQKTRVLSNSSLKQVSVTKEMFDLFVKASENGLQMPSSLTLMGKSLVTTEGIGLTICPDFRITEEYEETAEDLLKQQNSPEDIAKDFSIDLIKNKDLIAKLPSKINRVLKTEQKQPVKVIQEDNSNDHIMPAALLIGATVLFYQVLPAEQMAIIGGVELLAAAYLLR; from the coding sequence GTGAACCGGATCTCAAAAGACATAGAGGACATTGAAAGACTGGAAGAGATAGTAGAGGAGGTCGCACACCACGGCTTCAACATTTTAATCAAGAAACTTGATCTTGAAAGCCATCTACACTTCCATTACCGCGTGATGTCCAGTGACGTAAACGGACCTGAAGAGTTCCGGGAGCTACTGGAAGAGCTGGGAACGGTTTTCATCAAGCTCGGGCAAATTCTTGCGGAACGACCTGATCTTGTACCGGAAAACTACCGGAGGGAGCTGGAAAAACTTGAATACGACGTCGAGAAAATAGATTACTCGCGTATCGAGGAGATAATTGAGGAAGAAATCGGGCTGGAGAAGTTCGATAGCATAGATGAAGAGCCGTTGGCTTCTGCCTCTATAGCTCAGGTACACCGGGCAAAGTACAATGGCGAAGACGTCGTCTTGAAGGTTCGGAAACCCGGCATCAAGGAAGTCGTTGAGAGAGACCTGGATATACTTGAAAAATGTGCTGACTACGGTGGAAAGCACATAGGCAAGATGAAATCGATGTCGGTTCTGAAGTTCGTAAAGGAGTTTTCGGGCTGGACCAGACAGGAACTTGACTTCGAGCGGGAGGCGGAAAACGCGAAGCTTTTCAAGGAAAACACCGCTGACGACGAGAAAATCAAGGTACCGGAAGTCTACGGCGAGGTCAGCACGAAAAAGGTTTTGACCCTGGAATACGTGGAAGGGGTAAAATGTACGGATCTTGAAAAACTGGAGGAGCTGGATATAGACACGGAGGAAATAGCTGCTACCGCGGTACGGGCCGGTATGAAACAGTCGATAAGAGACGGATTCTACCACGCCGATCCACATCCATCGAACTTCCTGATAACGGAGGAAGGAGAGCTTGTCTACCTGGATTTCGGGATGATGGGTTCGATCAGTCAGGATCAAAGCCGGAAACTCGGTCTGATGTTACTCTACCTGATACGGGAAAACTCCTCGGACATCGTAGATGTAATGGAGGATCTTGGTACTGTATCAAGCGAGTACAACCGGGCGGGTGTAGAACAGGTTGTAGAACAGAAGACCCGGGTCTTGAGCAACTCAAGTCTAAAACAGGTAAGTGTAACCAAGGAGATGTTCGACCTGTTCGTAAAAGCCTCGGAGAACGGACTTCAGATGCCTTCAAGCCTTACCTTGATGGGTAAATCGCTTGTGACAACCGAAGGTATCGGCCTGACGATCTGCCCCGATTTCCGGATCACCGAGGAATACGAGGAGACTGCCGAAGACCTACTGAAACAGCAGAACTCGCCGGAAGATATCGCAAAAGACTTTTCGATCGACCTGATCAAGAACAAAGATCTGATAGCCAAGCTACCTTCAAAGATCAACAGGGTGTTGAAAACAGAGCAAAAACAACCCGTGAAAGTCATCCAAGAAGATAACTCAAATGACCACATCATGCCCGCGGCCTTGCTGATCGGAGCAACAGTTCTCTTCTACCAGGTTCTACCGGCCGAACAGATGGCGATTATCGGAGGAGTTGAACTACTTGCCGCAGCCTACCTGCTCCGGTAA
- a CDS encoding elongation factor EF-2 — protein MSDKALEAIKGVINDPEHIRNIAIAAHIDHGKTTLTDNLLARAGMISDKLAGDQRFMDFDDQEAERGITIYSANISMVHEHDGEDHLINLIDTPGHVDFGGDVTRAMRAVDGVVVLVDAVDGVMPQTETVMKQALNEGVKPVLFINKVDRLIEEMQLTPEEMQKRFTKIIREVNTALRKYADEETAEEWSMAVNDGTVAFGSALKNWAISVPYMEDTGITFGDIIEKVNEGDHEGLREEAPIEEVVLDMVVEHLEDPRKSARYRIPAVWPGDPDTDVGRSMAEQNADGPLVGVVTNVEDDEHAGTIATARLFSGTVSEGDQLYGLGSQKTERAQQVGIYSGPRKLNIDSVPAGNIAAITGPDFSTGETFIMEGDEEITAFEQIEHVFEPVVTKSIEPKRTSDLPKLIETLRKRSKEDNTIKVDIDEETGETKVSGLGELHIEAKVERHLEEKGIDINVSEPIVVFREGISEASDVRVGKSPNRHNKLEISVEPIDDELRNFLKEEYADLQRESDDQTEVRDALVEHGMDQDEADNIMEVYEENVFVNSSRGIKNLREIQEYLVTAFHEFCDEGPMANEPVIGLKVKLHDAKLHEDAIHRGPAQMIPATKGAIKNGFLNAGPQLIEPKQILRIDTPSDTMGDAMTEVNNRRGDIIDMDEEGDSAIIQCKLPVEELFGFEAALKSATNGKGFYSLVDLIYEPMQRALQEEKMMEIRERKGMKQEMPQVEE, from the coding sequence ATGTCAGATAAAGCTCTTGAAGCAATCAAAGGCGTGATCAACGACCCGGAACACATCCGGAACATCGCGATCGCGGCGCACATCGACCACGGTAAAACAACACTAACAGACAACCTTCTTGCCCGAGCAGGTATGATATCGGATAAGTTGGCAGGAGACCAGCGTTTCATGGACTTCGACGACCAGGAAGCGGAAAGAGGAATCACAATCTACTCCGCAAACATCTCAATGGTCCACGAACACGACGGAGAAGACCACCTGATCAACCTGATCGACACTCCAGGCCACGTTGACTTCGGAGGAGACGTTACCCGAGCAATGCGTGCAGTAGACGGCGTAGTAGTACTTGTCGACGCAGTTGACGGAGTTATGCCTCAGACGGAAACCGTCATGAAGCAGGCACTTAACGAGGGAGTTAAGCCAGTACTATTCATCAACAAGGTAGATCGACTGATCGAAGAGATGCAGTTGACACCCGAAGAAATGCAGAAAAGATTCACCAAGATCATCCGTGAAGTAAACACAGCTCTACGTAAGTACGCAGACGAAGAAACAGCTGAAGAATGGTCAATGGCTGTAAACGACGGAACAGTCGCATTCGGTTCCGCACTGAAAAACTGGGCTATCAGCGTTCCTTACATGGAGGACACCGGCATCACGTTCGGAGACATCATCGAGAAAGTAAACGAAGGAGACCACGAAGGACTTCGTGAGGAAGCACCGATCGAGGAAGTCGTACTTGACATGGTTGTAGAACACCTCGAAGACCCGAGAAAATCCGCACGTTACAGAATCCCAGCTGTATGGCCAGGAGACCCTGATACAGATGTCGGCCGGTCAATGGCAGAGCAGAACGCAGATGGACCGCTTGTCGGAGTTGTAACAAACGTTGAAGACGATGAACACGCAGGAACCATCGCAACAGCACGACTTTTCTCCGGAACAGTAAGCGAGGGAGACCAGCTTTACGGACTAGGATCTCAGAAGACAGAACGCGCACAGCAGGTCGGAATTTATTCAGGACCACGTAAGCTGAACATCGACTCGGTTCCAGCAGGAAACATCGCGGCAATCACAGGACCTGACTTCTCAACAGGAGAGACCTTCATCATGGAAGGCGACGAAGAAATCACAGCATTCGAGCAGATCGAACACGTATTCGAACCTGTTGTCACAAAATCGATCGAGCCGAAGAGAACATCAGATCTTCCAAAGCTGATCGAAACACTCCGTAAACGCTCCAAGGAAGACAACACAATCAAGGTAGACATCGACGAAGAGACCGGAGAGACAAAGGTTTCCGGACTCGGAGAGCTACACATCGAGGCAAAAGTTGAGAGACACCTCGAAGAGAAAGGAATCGACATCAACGTTTCCGAGCCTATCGTTGTATTCCGTGAAGGAATCAGTGAAGCAAGCGATGTCAGAGTCGGAAAGTCCCCTAACCGGCACAACAAACTCGAGATCTCAGTCGAACCTATCGACGACGAGCTACGTAACTTCCTCAAAGAAGAGTACGCAGATCTTCAAAGAGAATCCGACGACCAGACAGAAGTCCGTGACGCACTAGTAGAACACGGAATGGACCAGGACGAAGCAGACAACATCATGGAAGTTTACGAGGAAAACGTCTTCGTCAACTCATCCAGAGGTATCAAGAACCTCCGTGAAATCCAGGAATACCTGGTAACAGCTTTCCACGAGTTCTGTGATGAAGGACCTATGGCAAACGAGCCAGTAATCGGTCTGAAAGTCAAGCTTCACGACGCAAAGCTACACGAGGATGCTATCCACAGAGGACCAGCACAGATGATCCCGGCAACAAAAGGAGCGATCAAAAACGGGTTCCTGAACGCAGGACCTCAGCTGATCGAGCCAAAGCAGATCCTCAGAATCGATACACCATCCGATACAATGGGAGATGCGATGACAGAGGTCAACAACCGCCGTGGAGACATCATCGACATGGACGAGGAAGGAGACTCAGCTATCATCCAGTGTAAGCTACCTGTCGAGGAACTGTTCGGATTCGAAGCAGCACTGAAGTCAGCTACGAACGGTAAAGGATTCTACAGTCTTGTCGACCTGATCTACGAGCCAATGCAGCGCGCTCTACAGGAAGAGAAGATGATGGAGATCCGAGAACGCAAAGGCATGAAACAAGAAATGCCACAAGTAGAGGAGTAA
- a CDS encoding 30S ribosomal protein S7 (binds directly to 16S rRNA where it nucleates assembly of the head domain of the 30S subunit), giving the protein MSDVAKIEVEDEMLTFGKYDATDIEVGDDGLVRYIGLENILAPRSRGRHSERQFYKADVPIVERLLNRMYVAGHRGNKHYISSGHNTGSSEKIWKIIENAFDQINEETGENPFQVLADAIENSAPTEEVVTYQRGGVRARKAVLVAPQRRVDLALRLLVQGAYEDRLTESNDAASVLADELISAANGDDNIRAVREKERKEKEAEGAR; this is encoded by the coding sequence ATGAGCGATGTAGCAAAGATCGAAGTAGAAGACGAAATGTTGACTTTCGGAAAATACGACGCCACAGACATCGAGGTAGGAGATGACGGACTTGTCCGTTACATCGGCCTCGAGAACATTCTGGCTCCAAGAAGCAGAGGAAGACACTCTGAAAGACAGTTCTACAAGGCAGATGTTCCAATCGTCGAAAGACTGTTGAACCGAATGTATGTCGCAGGACACAGAGGAAACAAACACTACATTTCCTCGGGACACAACACAGGTTCAAGCGAGAAGATCTGGAAGATAATTGAAAACGCATTCGATCAGATCAACGAAGAAACCGGAGAGAACCCTTTCCAGGTTCTGGCCGATGCGATCGAAAACTCTGCTCCAACCGAAGAAGTAGTTACATACCAGCGCGGAGGAGTGCGCGCACGTAAAGCCGTTCTTGTCGCACCTCAGAGACGTGTCGACCTAGCTCTAAGGCTTCTAGTCCAGGGAGCTTACGAAGACCGTCTTACAGAGAGTAACGACGCGGCTTCAGTCCTTGCCGACGAGCTTATCTCAGCAGCAAACGGAGACGACAACATCCGAGCTGTAAGAGAGAAAGAGCGTAAGGAAAAGGAAGCAGAAGGAGCGCGTTAA
- a CDS encoding 30S ribosomal protein S12 has translation MGLYSARKMRKKRQEQRWSDIDYKRRMLNLKEKSDPLEGSPQGRGIVLEKRVIEAKQPNSALRKCVRVQLIKNGKQLTAFAPGDGAIDYIDEHDEVLIEGIGGAKAGPKGDIPTVRYQVVKVNGVSLKGLVEGDAEKPTR, from the coding sequence ATGGGTTTATACAGCGCACGTAAGATGCGAAAAAAGCGCCAGGAGCAACGCTGGAGCGATATTGATTACAAGCGAAGAATGCTCAACTTAAAGGAGAAATCAGATCCCCTAGAGGGAAGTCCTCAGGGAAGAGGAATTGTACTAGAAAAGCGAGTTATTGAGGCTAAGCAGCCTAACTCCGCGCTACGTAAATGTGTGCGCGTTCAGCTAATTAAAAACGGAAAACAGTTGACAGCTTTCGCACCAGGAGACGGAGCGATCGACTACATCGACGAACACGATGAAGTACTAATTGAAGGAATCGGTGGAGCAAAAGCCGGTCCTAAGGGAGATATTCCAACGGTACGTTACCAGGTCGTTAAGGTCAACGGAGTTTCACTAAAGGGTCTCGTAGAAGGAGACGCGGAGAAGCCAACGAGGTAA
- the tuf gene encoding translation elongation factor EF-1 subunit alpha: MAKKPHINLVFIGHVDHGKSTTIGRLLWETENLPDEEMRKLEEAAEEKGKETFGFAFAMDSLDEERERGVTINLAHQEFDSDNYYFTIIDAPGHRDFIKNMITGASQADAAVLVVAADDGIQPQTKEHAYLAKTLGIDQLRVAVNKMDLADYEEEGFEEVKGKVGEMLQKVGYDVSEIPFIPISSFEGKNVAERADEMDWYEGPTLLEALDDLQEPEKAVDLPMRIPVQDVYNISGIGAVSVGRVETGGINQGDDVTFKPAGVGGEVKTIEMHHEEVDSAEPGDNIGWNTRGVGKDDIKKGDVAGPADNPPTVAEKFEAQVIILNHPNVISEGYTPVFHVNTAQVSCTFTDLKKTMNPRTGETIEEEPDYIEQGQSAIVEITPQQPLVIEENDDIPQMARFAIRDMGKTIGAGMALSVTPKE, translated from the coding sequence ATGGCAAAGAAACCACACATTAACCTCGTATTTATCGGGCACGTTGACCACGGAAAGTCTACAACCATCGGTCGACTGCTCTGGGAAACTGAAAACCTACCGGACGAAGAAATGCGTAAGCTAGAGGAAGCTGCGGAAGAGAAAGGAAAGGAGACATTCGGATTCGCATTCGCAATGGACTCTCTGGACGAAGAGCGTGAAAGAGGAGTTACAATCAACCTGGCACACCAGGAATTCGATTCTGACAACTATTATTTCACAATCATTGACGCACCAGGCCACCGTGACTTCATTAAGAACATGATTACAGGAGCTTCTCAGGCTGACGCTGCAGTTCTCGTTGTCGCAGCAGACGACGGAATTCAGCCTCAGACAAAGGAGCACGCATACCTAGCAAAGACACTGGGAATCGACCAGCTAAGAGTAGCTGTCAACAAAATGGATCTTGCTGACTACGAAGAAGAAGGCTTCGAAGAAGTCAAAGGCAAGGTCGGCGAAATGCTTCAGAAGGTCGGATACGACGTATCTGAGATTCCGTTCATCCCTATTTCCTCATTCGAAGGAAAGAACGTCGCAGAGCGCGCAGACGAAATGGACTGGTACGAAGGTCCTACACTGCTTGAAGCTCTAGACGATCTACAGGAACCTGAAAAGGCTGTAGACCTACCGATGAGAATCCCAGTTCAGGACGTTTACAACATCTCCGGAATCGGAGCAGTATCCGTTGGACGTGTTGAAACAGGAGGCATCAACCAGGGAGACGACGTAACCTTCAAGCCAGCAGGCGTAGGAGGAGAAGTCAAGACCATCGAAATGCACCACGAAGAAGTTGACTCCGCAGAACCTGGAGACAACATCGGATGGAACACTCGTGGAGTTGGAAAGGACGACATCAAGAAGGGAGACGTAGCAGGACCAGCTGACAACCCTCCAACAGTCGCAGAGAAGTTCGAAGCACAGGTCATCATCCTGAACCACCCTAACGTCATCAGCGAAGGATACACACCTGTATTCCACGTTAACACAGCACAGGTCTCATGTACCTTCACAGATCTCAAGAAGACGATGAACCCAAGAACGGGTGAAACAATCGAGGAAGAACCTGACTACATCGAGCAGGGACAGTCCGCGATCGTCGAGATCACACCACAGCAGCCTCTAGTCATCGAGGAGAACGATGACATCCCTCAGATGGCAAGATTCGCCATCAGAGACATGGGTAAGACCATCGGAGCCGGAATGGCTCTATCGGTCACACCTAAGGAGTAA